The sequence TTCTTTTAGGGAAGGGATTACTCAAATAGGAAAGTGACTGGACACACTGACCTCTTTGATGTCATCCTGACAGTCAGGAAATGTCTCCTCTGTCACGTCCCCAGGTCCCTCTGCAGTCTTCACCGAACCCTCTGTGGTTGCTGGGGacaacccctcctccttctgTTCTCGTTTGTCCAGCGCTTCCTCCCGTACCTTGGCTGTCCCAGGCTCACCCTCCAACTCCATCGATGTAGTGTCAGCTGGTGCCTGCTGCTCCGCCTCAGAGGCTGTGGTCACAGGGTCGTTAACTGTAACCTCTGTGGTTGTCTCGGGGAGAAGGGGCACCGCAGCTGCTTCCCCCACCTCGTCCACAGTCACAAAGTCTTCCATGTCGAAGGGGACGTGCTTCTCACctaactcctcctcttcctgaaAGAACACATGACAGGGAACTTTAAAACCACCATTTTCTTCAAAATGGCAAGTCATTTCCCAAAATGATTGGAAAGTTGATATTGGCATTCTGTATTCATGATGGGTATATGACACTCTGGTTCACTGGAgattctctctccatccatacaTGCACAGAGTACACCAAACATTAGGATCACTTTCCCCGCCCCCCcgctctacaaggtgttgaaagcgatccacagggatgctggccatgttgactccaatgcttcccacagttgtgtcaagttggctggatgttctttgagtagtggaccattcttgatacacaacgggaaactgttgagcatggacagaactgcaacgctgctgggtttgacacaaaccggtgtgcctggcacctactaccacaccctgttcaaaggcacaaaTATTTGGTCTTGCCCAATGGCACAAACACACAATCCATGGCTCAATTGCCTCAAGGCTTGAAAATCATTATTAaaccatctcctccccttcatctacactgattgaagtggatttaacaagtggcctcaataagggatcatagactgTCCAGGTGAAAGCCTATCATGGAAAGCATTGTTAATGTTTTGTCCTCTCTGTATATAGAGTGAATACCAACACACTAGCCTCTCTCCTACCTGCTGTTTCTCCTCTCCGTTTCCTCTCCTGGACTCAGACCTGGCGCCGCTCTTCCCACTGTGCCGGCTCCCCTCATACCTCATAGAGGACCTGGACCCCGGTGATCCTGATGACCGTTCCCTGTGGGAccgcctcttctctctctccctccttcctttctccttctcctcctcttgggtcttcatcctcctctccctctccctcctcgctctctccctctcctccctttcctcctcgcGGGTCTTCCTCTTGGTGGCCTGCTCTCTTCCAggctccctgtctccactgtggtCTCTTCGGTTTCCAGTGGATGGCTTTTGGCCTGCAGGGGGCGCCTGAGCCTGCTCCTTCCTGGCCTGCTCAGCGCCGGCCCTACTGGTGGACCGGACCCTGCATTCCTCCAGCAGCACCTTCAGGATCTCTGGGGTCACTCTGGGTAGAGCCGGGGCAGCCTGAACATCTGGAGTCTCCTTATCTTTTGGTTGTTTACCTGGAGGATTCTCAGCTGCAGCCTGGTCGGTGGCAATCCTGGTAGAGGATCTGTTCCTGCTCTCCTGTCGTAAGGCCTCTATGATGGCTGCCATCACTTTTGGGGCTGGGGTGGCTGTTGTGGAACTGGAAACAGACATGTTTTCTGTCTCTGGTTTAGCAGCTTGAGGAGCGGAGGTAGCATCTGAGGAGACTGGTTCTTCGGACTCAGTTGTTGAAATGTCTACAACTTTCTCTGTGACGACCTCTCCACCCTGACCTCCAGGTTCTCTCTGGTTCACTCCTGCTGGCTGTAAGGGAGATGCATCAGGCTCCTTCTCTTGATCCTTTCTTCCTAATGCTGGAGACTTTTTGTGGCTTGAACCCCTTCTTCAACATTCATCCCTTCATTCCCTGGCTGAACCTCCTGTCCTTCAACCTTAGTATCAACCCCGGTTCCTGACTCCACCTTTAATCCTGACTGAGACAGTGAGTCCTCCTGGCCACCAGGGGCATAGTGGTCTCTGCAGTCTGGGAGTCATTGCCATCAGTTGAAGCTGTTGAGCAGGCAGAGGAGATGTCGACTTTAGGTAGATCAGTCTTGGGATCAGGTTTCCAGGAGAAGGCAAGCTTGTTGTTCTGAACAATGCAGGGAAACTTCTGGAAGCGGTTGAAGACACTCTTGGCCATGTCTGCTGTTcccatctcaaagatgatctgcATGGGGTAAAGAAAACAGGATTGGATGGATGGCGTGGAATTACTATAGGCAGGGTAGATGCAAGACACTTGAACACATAAACAGTTAAACGTTCCTCTCTAAGATGTCCCTCCCGTAGACAGACACTTAAGCACACAAAGACCCCCCGTCCCccaacacacacccctccccaccCACAGGTCCCTCACCTTGTCCTTGAGTGCCAGAGTCTGTTGGACTGTGCCGAAGCGCTGGACCAGTTTCTGGATCTCAGTTGGGCCGGAGGGCGTGGCGGGATATTACTGACAACCAGGAGACGGTTCcagtcatcatcatcacctccCACCTCCTGCAGGACGTATTGGAAACATTGAAATGTATTCATCAATTACAAAAACCTTTACTTGTATCAATTATTAGAAGCTCAACTTCATAAATAGTTGTTAGAAATTGTAAAGGGACTCTGCAATAATATATGGTCTTGGGTGCGATTAATTTCATTAGGTTAAATCATGTTTTAACATACAGGTCTTAAATCAGTTGGGATTGTCTGTTTTTCTACCTTTTCCTTGAGGTGGCAACAATGCTATTATTAAGAGCCTTTTAGGTTAGCTGAAGCAACAGTAAAATACTCACACTAACAGAATTCCTGGGTCCCATCAATGAATGGAAAAGTGCCACCTGTGGTAATAAAATGGAATAAAAAGTTATTTATGTCATCACTGATCAGAGAAGAATAAGTTGAATGTGCATAAACACTCTTTTCATAGTGGACATTTATCATACTTTGCAGCAACCAGCTGGAATTAAGTGAAGAAAACTGCCCAGAACAGAGGATGCTGGAGATGCACGGTTGAGGCCCTAATAGGGATCAGTCAGTCAAGCCACAGCATCTTACCGGTCTGTTGAAGTCCACCAGGAGGTTTGGAAGCAGGCTCATGTTCAGAACAGAGTCGTTGATGCTGACAGGCATGTCGGTGTAAACTTTCACCATCTCCTGGGCTGTCTCCACATCCTGCATGGTGACCAGAGCCTGGCGAGGACCAcaaacagacagtcagtcatattGGGCACACAAGTTATATTGTTTAAAAATCGATGTGAAAATCATATGATATTGCCATTATACTGATTATTTTACCCAAAGCATCTGACAGAACATTTGACACTGCCAATATATTCAGCAGGTCCTACGTTGGAGTCAAATTccaaaccctggtcctccagcacacccaacagcacacatttctGTTGTAGCCCTGGACAAACACACCTGGTTCAACTCATTGAGCgcctgatgattagttgacaagttgaatctgGTGTGCTTGTACagggtgtactgttggggtactggagaaccagggttgagaaacactgcccTAAGCCACATAATGTGAAAGTGAGTGATTTATTGCGGATAGCGTGCCTACCTCACTGGGCTTGGTGATGAGGAGGATCTTGACAGGTGTTCCGAAGGGCTGGGCCAGCTTTGCGATATCAATCTCGGAGCAGCCGCTTTCAGGAAGTCCAGTAATCTTGACCATGCCCCTCTAAAAAGGTCAAACCACAGGAGACAAAGACCGTCGTAATCAAGACGTGGAGTATTTAGTGAGGTAACAAAAGAAAACGGTCAGAACGTTGTGTACAGAGATATCATGAATAGAGCTGACAGTCACACAATTTCCTATTCTACCTGTCCTGACGGAGCCAAATCAAGGCTAATCTACATGATAGATTTCTATCTAAACGTTCCATAATGTAGCATCCCCTGCCTGGGCCTATGAGATATCAGTTCAGTTCTGCACCTTGTTTTCCCTCTGTAGTCTTTTGAGTCTCTCGAGCTGTCCCGCTCTAcagcccctcttcctcttcctctgtggcTTCACCTGCTCCCTGTGTATCTGTTGGGAAACCCATTTAATCTTACAGCTCAGACAccgctgactggctggctggctggctgggctgactggctgactgactccaTTTCTTATTGTTTTAAGTGTTAAAGATGAACTGAAACACTAAACTTCCCAACACCCAGGACCTgtatactaggtggtgtcagaggaagcccccacccccccccccaaaacaatCTCCCAAGtaatactgttctctctgctaccgcacagcaagtggtactGAAGCACCAAGTCAAGGAGTAAAAGGccctaacagcttctacccccaagccacaagactgttgaacaattaatcaaatggccacccagactatttacattgaacccccccctctcatttttacactgctgccaCTCAATGTTTATTATCTGTTACGCAATTTTCTTCCGCtatttttttacttttgtttTTGTAGTAAATCTTTTCTTAACTCCATTGCTGGATAAGAgctttcacagtaaagtctacacctgctgCATTCGGCACGTGACAGCAGTCACTTACTTGTATTTCTGTAGATGTGATATACAAGATTTAAATACTTCATTCAATTGTAATAGACATACTGGCAAATAAGAGACAGATAAACAAAAATAAAGCACCTCATTTGAATTCTTCTGACCAACGCTGGCTTCTGTGGGGGGGAAAAGTATAATGTTACATTTCACAACTCTTATTGATCAGATCTATCAAACATCATTAGTTGATTAATATACAAGACATTAAGGCTGGCACCCTATTTGCTatttagtgcaatacttttgagcAGAACacaatgcactatatagggaatagggtgccatttgggatgcattccaAAAGAACATTAAGTTTATGTTTTTTTACCTGGGACTTTGACGGTCAAGTTGGCCTCGTTGGGGGCCGCAGGTGTCTTTGGAGCACCGATCACTTCTCTATGGAGAGTAGTGAAATGTGTGAACATCTGCCTCCGTAATAACACACAAGTGGCAAAGTTCAGGGGTCAAAGATAACCCTAGTATACACAGGTAATGCATAATACTTACCCCTTTATAATGACAGGTATGGAGGAAGTAAGCTCCTCCTCGCCATTCTGtaaaacaaagaaaaaaacagaTTCAATTTGATCAATCATCACCTTTCTTTATATTTAATTTTCTCCTCTTTCTGTCATGAGCCAAGTCTATGATATTCAATCCAGTGGATGAATACCCAGCTGGGAGCGGAGGTGGCTTTGGTACGGTAAGCAGGAAGGGACAAACCTGGTCGGAGACAGAGATGGGGTGTTCCCGTATGGTGAGAGTGAGGCACTCAGCCAGTGCTTTAGCATCCTGCTCTTTCTGCATGCAAACAGTGGCCTGCAGGAACAGAGACGCCAAGAGGGGTAGATGTTAGACAGATGGATACAAAACTAGTGATGGGGGACGGTACAGTTACATGATATCTGAATATCATTTTGCACCAGTGGGTGTACCTGCACCATTACTCTGGCTTCATAGCTTGTTTCTTTTTTCTGAATAGGAAGCCATTTTTTTGCACTTTTAATTCCATGACAAATCAAAACTTGTTTTATCATGGCACTCTTGTACCTTTGCAGCAGACATACCGTGAGCATTATGTTTGGAACATTGAATCGCAACAAAATAACGATATTGAATGCAATacatattgtgaggtccctgacacaagagcattagtgaggtcagaaACCGATgttgagccaggcctaatcgcccaacaggGGGCGTTCCAAATCATAccaaaggtgtttgatagggttaaggtcaggtctctgtgcaggccagtcaagttcatccacacagatcttgacaaaccatttctgtaagacctcgctttgtgcatgggggcattgtaaTGCTAAAACAGTaaaggtccttccccaaactgttgtcacaaagttggaaacacagaatagtctagaatgtcatgcTATAGCtttaagatgtcccttcactaGAACGGGCCtatcccgaaccatgaaaaacagccccagaacataCCTCTGCAaccaaattttacagttggcactatgcattggggcaggtagagttctcctggcatccgccaaaccaagactcatccgtcagactgccagatggtaaaaaGTGATTAATCACtgcagagaacgcatttccaatgctccagagtccaatggcggcaagctatACACCACCTCAGCCGACGATTGgctttgcgcatggtgatcttacgcttgtgtgcggctgtcggccatagaaacccatttcatgaagctccagacaaaGAGTACTTGTACTGacgttgcttctagaggcagtttgaaaATCAGTAgtgtgttgcaactgaggacagacgatttctacgcgctacgtgcttcagcacttggcggtgccgttctgtgagcttgtgtggcctaccatgtcacggctgagccgttgttgctcctagacgtttccacttcacaataacagcacttacagttgaccggggcagctctagcagggtagaaatttCACCAATTagattgttggaaaggtggcatcctataacggGGCCATGTTGGtcgtcactgagctcttcagtaaggccattctactgacaaagtttgtctatggagattgcatggctgtgtgcttgattttatacacctctcAGCAACGGGTGGCAGCAATAGCCGAATCTACTCATTTGATGTCGTGtttacatacttttgtatatatatagtgtatcagtGTTTCCGCTGCAGTCATATATATGTAGTGCTGTGCCACGGCAAAATCATTCCCGCCACAACAAAACAATATGGACGATTTCACGAAGACGTTACTAATATATCTGCCTGGCACACTTTGAAGATGTTACAACAGTCCACATGTACTTTTGGAAGCTAACCAGTTAATATAATAAATGCAGAGGGGCAACAACATGCTTCAGCCTATTTATTGAGCCCTATAAAATCAGTTTAAGTTTTTCCCCCCAAATTCCATTTCATCTGTTTATTTTTCACAGGTTTCCATTTTCTCTCTGAAAAATCACACTTATAAACAGGAAAACAAACACATTGGATGTTAAGTCCAGAACTATGCTTAAACTGAGGGATTTTGAtgggtattttttttaaattatgcaGGGCCGGGGAAATCGACTCCAGGGGGTAAACAAGATGTCTTCATACTTAGCAAAAAGACACCACTTAGCATTAAAGGGTATGATGCCTAACTTGACACTCCCACACAGTTATTTATACTCACTTTACTGTATTGCGGCTGCCCCTGGTTCTCATCCCCCTCCTCGTTCCTGATGATGAGGACGTTGGTGACCTTGCCGAAGGACTGCACCAGTGACACCACTTCCTGGTACTTGGCATCTACAGGGAGGCCAGACAGATAGAGCAAGTAGGAACCTGGAGGATTCTTCTTCTGCTGCGTTGGATTCGGCTTCTTCTGTGGCGCGCTGGAGGACTGGAGCTAAAATCAAGGAAGGAAGGTTTACAAGCACTGCTTGGGTTGGATGGGAGTGTGAAGAAGCTGCCTATAAGTTAGTTCTAATTCAATTTGCGAATTTTCCCTAATGATATTACTACTGAAAGTAATGATTACTGATAATGAGGTTAATCTTAAGAGCCCTAATGACACTGTGCAGAGCAAACAAAAGATTGAACCAAAAGCTCTGCGAAGGGCACACCTCTGAGTCCTGTCCTAAGGCGGTCTCCTTCCCGGCCGCTGGCTTGGCGCCTGGCTTAGAGGAAGCAGAGGAAGATGGGCGATGTGGCTTCTCAGACATGGACGCCGGAAACTTGCTGGTGGACGACAAATAGGACTCAAGTTTCCCGGACTCGTGTTTCCCAGAAACCCCTGCTCTGTTGCCGTGGCCAGTCGCACACTTGGCGGGGTCATTTCTGGAACGCTTCAGGCCTTCTCGAGAGGAGCTCCCAGTAGATATCCCTGGATTTAGGGGAGACACATGTCTGGGCTATAATGAGGTAAATATATCACAGTAGATATCCCTGGATGTAGGGGCGACACATGTCTGGGCTATAATGAGGTAAATATATCACAGTAGATATCCGTGGATGTATAATGAGGTAAATATATCACAGGCGACAGATGTCTGGGCTATAATGAGGTAAATATATCACAGTAGATATCCCTGGATGTAGGGGCGACAGATGTCTGGGCTATAATGAGGTAAATATATAACAGTAGATATCCCTGGATGTAGAGTCTGGGCGACAGATGTCTGGGCTATAATGAGGTAAATATATCACAGTAGATATCCCTGGATGTAGGGGGGATGTCTGGGCTATAATGAGATGTCTGGGCTATAATGAGGTAAATATATCACAGTAGATATCCCTGGATGTAGGGGCGACAGATGTCTGGGCTATAATGAGGTAAATATATCACAGTAGATATCCCTGGATGTAGGGGCGACAGATGTCTGGGCTATAATGAGGTAAATATATCACAGTAGATATCCCTGGATGTAGAGGCGACAGATGTCTGGGCTGTAATGAGGTAAATATATCACAGTAGATATCCCTGGATGTAGGGGCGACAGATGTCTGGGCTATAATGAGGTAAATATATCACAGTAGATATCCCTGGATGTAGAGGCGACAGATGTCTGGGCTATAATGAGGTAAATATATCACAGTAGATATCCCTGGATGTAGGGGCGACAGATGTCTGGGCTATAATGAGGTAAATATATCACAGTAGATATCCCTGGATGTAGGGGCGACAGATGTCTGGGCTATAATGAGGTAAATATATCACAGTAGATATCCCTGGATGTAGGGGCGACAGATGTCTGGGCTATAATGAGGTAAATATATCACAGTAGATATCCCTGGATGTAGGGGCGACAGATGTCTGGGCTATAATGAGGTAAATATATCACAGTAGATATCACTGGATGTAGGGGCGACAGATGTCTGGGCTATAATGAGGTAAATATATTACAGTAGATATCCCTGGATGTAGGGGCGACACATGTCTGGGCTATAATGACGTAAATATATCACAGTAGATATCCGTGGATGTAGGGGTGACAGATGTCTGGGTTATAATGACATCGATATATTACAACAAAAaggaaggtatttggacataaatcaTGGacatcgaacaaaacaaacatttattgtagaACTGGGactcctgggagtgcattctgatgaagatccaaggtaagtgaatatttataatgttatttctgacttctgttgacccAACAACATGGCGGGTacctgtatggcttgtttttgtgtctgagtgccgtactcagattattgcatggtgtgctttttcagtaaagtttttttttattttttataaatctgACACATAAGAATAagaaggacttgtaagtaagcattttacggtaaggtttccgcatgtgacaaataaagtttgattttataTATTACAGTAGATAGGGGTAACAAATTACGTCTGGGTTATGACGATGTAGCACAGGGCAGATATATTACAGTGCCAACAGACTAGCACTCCAGGAATACGcttcatctgggtctgggaaactgtGTCAACCACTAGCCCAGATTAGCATCTAGACAAAGTGGCTTACCTGAGGATTCACTGGTTCTCTTCTCCGGCCTGTGAGCACTGGAGGCAGAACCCCGATGGGACTGGGAGGGGCTGTGCCGACCAGAGGTGTGGGGGGCGTGTCCATGGGATGTAGGCGGAGAGATCCTTCGGCTTCGGTCCAGAGggggggttggagagggggaccaGGACAAGGAACGGGAGACTGAGCGGGAGGGAGAGCGTTCTAGGGACTGCCAGGTGGCAGAAGCATCCTGACCTTGAGACGGGTCCCTCCTGGTTTGGGgcaaagaggggagagaggagtcagaagaacAATATgacattaaaaaataaaaaggtgCGATTGGATAATCAGGGTGAAAAATAGGTAGTCCTACATTTTAGGAACATCTCTCACCTTGGGACATTTGGATTCCAGTCTGGATACCTTTGGGGGGGAAAGAAGAGACATGAGTATATCATCCATGGGTTATTGTTGCGTATTGATGGGTTAGGTTAGTTAACTCTAAGTCTAAGCCGTTGCGGGGGAGGGTTAcaaagctaacatatggaattgttttaagatggccaaaccatggatcatttagctatttgatttcaAATTTCTAGTAAACATTTAAGATTTTCaaaaagctaaaaaaaaaaaaaattaaaatccagagaatcacattgtaggatttatttatttatttgcaaattatggcggaaaataagtatttggtcaataaaaagtttctcaatactttgttatatactttcattggcaatgacagaggtcaaacgttttctgtaagtcttcaaaaggttcacacacactgttgctgctattttggcccattcctccatgcagatctcctctagagcagtgatgttttggggctgttgctgggcaacacagactttcaactccctccaaagatttgcTATGagattgagatctggagactggctaggccactccaggaccttgaaatgcttcttacgaagccactcctttgttgcccggcggtgtgtttgggatcattgtcatgctgaaagacccagccacgtttcatcttcaatgcccttgctgatggaaggaggttttcaatcAAAATCTCACAGtatatggccccattcattctttcctttacacggatcagtcgtcctggtccctttgcagaaaaacagcatgtttccacccccatgcttcacagtaggtatggtgtttttTGGATGCAAcccagcattctttgtcctccaaacacaacaagttgagtttttaaccaaaaagttatattttggtttcatctgaccatatgacattctcccaatcttcttctggatcatccaaatgctctctagcaaacttcagacaggcctggacatgtactggcttaagcagggggacacgtctggcactgcaggatggGAGTCCCTGGCggggtagtgtgttactgatggtaggctttgttactttggtcccagctctctacaggtcattcactaggtccctccgtgtggttctgggatttttgctcaccgttcttgagaacattttgaccccacatggtgagatcttgcgtggagccccagatcgagggagattatcagtggtcttgtatgtcttccatttcctaataattgctcccacagttgatttcttcaaaccaagctgcttacctattgcagatacagtcttcccagcctgtggcaggtctacaattttgtttctggtgtcccttgacagctctttggtcttggccatagtggagtttggagtgtgactgaggttgtggacaggtgtcttttatactgataacaagttcaaacaggtgccattaatacaggtaacgagtggaggacagaggagcctcttaaagaagaagttacaggtctgtgagagccaggcatcttgcttgtttgtaggtgacaaaatatttattttccaccataatttgaaaataaattcattaaaaatcctacaatgtgattttctggattttttttcttattttgttgaagtgtacctatgatgaaaattacaggcctctcatcctttttaagtgggagaacttgcacaattgatggctaataagtgttcattcagtattgttgtcattattacaaataaaattgGCCTATTA is a genomic window of Oncorhynchus keta strain PuntledgeMale-10-30-2019 unplaced genomic scaffold, Oket_V2 Un_contig_6652_pilon_pilon, whole genome shotgun sequence containing:
- the LOC118371854 gene encoding zinc finger protein 638-like isoform X2 translates to MYQPQQQGAPFNRPRNMPYHQQQPGHSTGGNNMAQMNSYQAGQFPPQTRLHEELESAISVRVQGGRDEDHRLLNQNNQIPRQHCVDPRMHGDGRGGSSETAYSNSNNLVSLSCDDQQNQMQDVDWSNYQTPSKLFGLNQQQHLQQSSHSHANPNSGHSGGGMQSWNAPVSQPARPQGGNMQGLYVPESAGSILAGFGLSNDDLEVLSHYPDDQLTPDTLPFILRDIQIHKTNRNTGPPAFSQTLPAIPNLPPPLRLSPPQRHPAHSCPTNIPTFLSVTQTAGKVIDYGHASRAAEEGRDSYKRELPSKERATKPESKSTGSSLKRKAESPRRHDDSSDSKKDKDYRRRAPIPDTHKHKRTPVREPPSRSRSEREGSRSRPQFEARSESSKSTRPSGAKRSSSATKRLPTPTMIGDFSADPPKVYPHTCSLCDMQCERAKDWIDHVNTVNHTASCRDLRNKYPDWNPNVPRRDPSQGQDASATWQSLERSPSRSVSRSLSWSPSPTPPLDRSRRISPPTSHGHAPHTSGRHSPSQSHRGSASSAHRPEKRTSESSGISTGSSSREGLKRSRNDPAKCATGHGNRAGVSGKHESGKLESYLSSTSKFPASMSEKPHRPSSSASSKPGAKPAAGKETALGQDSELQSSSAPQKKPNPTQQKKNPPGSYLLYLSGLPVDAKYQEVVSLVQSFGKVTNVLIIRNEEGDENQGQPQYSKATVCMQKEQDAKALAECLTLTIREHPISVSDQNGEEELTSSIPVIIKGEVIGAPKTPAAPNEANLTVKVPEASVGQKNSNERGMVKITGLPESGCSEIDIAKLAQPFGTPVKILLITKPSEALVTMQDVETAQEMVKVYTDMPVSINDSVLNMSLLPNLLVDFNRPVALFHSLMGPRNSVSEVGGDDDDWNRLLVVSNIPPRPPAQLRSRNWSSASAQSNRLWHSRTRSSLRWEQQTWPRVSSTASRSFPALFRTTSLPSPGNLIPRLIYLKSTSPLPAQQLQLMAMTPRLQRPLCPWWPGGLTVSVRIKGGVRNRG
- the LOC118371856 gene encoding RNA-binding protein 20-like encodes the protein MSVSSSTTATPAPKVMAAIIEALRQESRNRSSTRIATDQAAAENPPGKQPKDKETPDVQAAPALPRVTPEILKVLLEECRVRSTSRAGAEQARKEQAQAPPAGQKPSTGNRRDHSGDREPGREQATKRKTREEEREERERARRERERRMKTQEEEKEKGRREREKRRSHRERSSGSPGSRSSMRYEGSRHSGKSGARSESRRGNGEEKQQEEEELGEKHVPFDMEDFVTVDEVGEAAAVPLLPETTTEVTVNDPVTTASEAEQQAPADTTSMELEGEPGTAKVREEALDKREQKEEGLSPATTEGSVKTAEGPGDVTEETFPDCQDDIKEPVVTVPKTTCDEVTEESTTTDSPGAAGEEERDGQVEGLNMGTFLTVDEVGQVEEDGEKRSAQNVESKRRRTSQEEREEETARRKMKMDPLFYKDYSIPPFNPDSPVGMEFLVPKSGFFCKVCSKFYSGTGEAEKNHCKTLKHHQNLEKSLEKWRVKKD
- the LOC118371854 gene encoding zinc finger protein 638-like isoform X1 → MYQPQQQGAPFNRPRNMPYHQQQPGHSTGGNNMAQMNSYQAGQFPPQTRLHEELESAISVRVQGGRDEDHRLLNQNNQIPRQHCVDPRMHGDGRGGSSETAYSNSNNLVSLSCDDQQNQMQDVDWSNYQTPSKLFGLNQQQHLQQSSHSHANPNSGHSGGGMQSWNAPVSQPARPQGGNMQGLYVPESAGSILAGFGLSNDDLEVLSHYPDDQLTPDTLPFILRDIQIHKTNRNTGPPAFSQTLPAIPNLPPPLRLSPPQRHPAHSCPTNIPTFLSVTQTAGKVIDYGHASRAAEEGRDSYKRELPSKERATKPESKSTGSSLKRKAESPRRHDDSSDSKKDKDYRRRAPIPDTHKHKRTPVREPPSRSRSEREGSRSRPQFEARSESSKSTRPSGAKRSSSATKRLPTPTMIGDFSADPPKVYPHTCSLCDMQCERAKDWIDHVNTVNHTASCRDLRNKYPDWNPNVPRRDPSQGQDASATWQSLERSPSRSVSRSLSWSPSPTPPLDRSRRISPPTSHGHAPHTSGRHSPSQSHRGSASSAHRPEKRTSESSGISTGSSSREGLKRSRNDPAKCATGHGNRAGVSGKHESGKLESYLSSTSKFPASMSEKPHRPSSSASSKPGAKPAAGKETALGQDSELQSSSAPQKKPNPTQQKKNPPGSYLLYLSGLPVDAKYQEVVSLVQSFGKVTNVLIIRNEEGDENQGQPQYSKATVCMQKEQDAKALAECLTLTIREHPISVSDQNGEEELTSSIPVIIKGEVIGAPKTPAAPNEANLTVKVPEASVGQKNSNEIHREQVKPQRKRKRGCRAGQLERLKRLQRENKRGMVKITGLPESGCSEIDIAKLAQPFGTPVKILLITKPSEALVTMQDVETAQEMVKVYTDMPVSINDSVLNMSLLPNLLVDFNRPVALFHSLMGPRNSVSEVGGDDDDWNRLLVVSNIPPRPPAQLRSRNWSSASAQSNRLWHSRTRSSLRWEQQTWPRVSSTASRSFPALFRTTSLPSPGNLIPRLIYLKSTSPLPAQQLQLMAMTPRLQRPLCPWWPGGLTVSVRIKGGVRNRG